The DNA segment aTGTATTTAACTGAGCTTGTCTTAATTAAAATACTGTGTTAATAATCCTAAGTTGAAAACAAACCAGTTAATTCTGGTCATTTGTATCACTGTTTTAAATGTGTCTCTGCCACTTAACTGCACCTGTTATTGAAGAGTTttcatatttatgtatacattacGTTTTCTTTTGGGAAATAAACAGTGATTTCACTAAGTGTTTTATACTATTCAGTGCTTTGGTTATTAATAATGGTAGGTGAATTTTTATTGACTCAATAGTTTCTGATAATACTGTCAGCTTTTCTGAAGCAGTCCAGTGTTTATGTGTCTATCACCAGTTTTTCCTTTGATATTTAGTACTTTATATTTGATTTTCCTTTGTCTCTAAGTGATGCTCTTTTCCAGATTTTATGCTTGTTCAATATCAGGGTTTCCTTCTAATCTATTGTAAAATTTAACATTCTTCTCAGACTTTATAATCCCATCCTCTATACATGAACAGACACACACAAGTTAATATCGTTAGGCTTTTTCCTCTGTGTTCTACGTATTTCTTATAGGAATGAATCCTAAATGCTACACTGTTACATAGGCATTTAGAGAATATTCTGAGAAAATTATCTATTAGTGTGTGTTTCTTTAACTCTAGATATTTGTAGAGCAATTGAATTGTTGGAAAAATTGCAAAGGAGTGGAGAGGTACCACCACAGAAACTTCAGGCTTTACAAAGAGTCCTTCAGAGTGAATTCTGCAATGCTGTAAGAGAGGTGAGTAAATGGGATTAAAACTTAGTAAAAATTTGAGTTAATTAGGTAAGATAATGCTCTGAAATGTGGGTTCAGAGTTTCTTAAGACAGTGAACTTTAGAACCTGACCTTCTCATTTTTGGAATTTctaatagaaaaacattttacaaagatGCATAACTTTGAAATTTCAACACATTCATTAACTTTACAGAGAACTCAAACATGGTATATTCTGAGATTTAAAATCACAGTGATAACTGGATTTTGCAGGTATATGAACACGTCTATGAGACTGTGGACATCAGTAGCAGTCCTGAAGTGAGAGCTAATGCAACTGCAAaggtacattttttcttttgctaaaagTGAGAGAATTCTTCATAAATTAGAggtttaaaatgtacaattactAGATTCATAATaggcttattttgaaaataacagtATCTTTCAAGCTACACCAAACTTCTCCCTTACTGAGAAATAagccttttttctccccctccttttcagggccacatgtgcagcatatggaagttcctactaggggtcaaattggagctacagctgccgacctacaccacagccatagcaacagggaatctgagcttcgtctgtgacctacaccacagcttatagcaacaccggatccttaacccactaagtaaggccagggatcaaacccgagtcgccacggatgctagtaggattcgtttcctctgtgctacaacgagaactccgaaataagattttataaattggctttagaaaagatattttatgcagTTTAGACGATGTCTTAAAAATATCCTTGCACACAACTAATATGTCATATAATACATAGTTgctgtatataatatatatcattatgtaaatattcatcaaaattcTGAGGTAtaaattattatcctcattttattggTAGAGAAGCATCAAATTAGCTTTACTTGCCTCGaaccacagaaatagaaatagtaAATGATAGATCTGGTATATTCCACAAATAGGAGGTTaccctttttttgtattttttgtttgttttttggctgtaccccaatgctggatccttaacctactgcaccactaGGCAACTCTAGGCAGTTACTTGTTTAGAACTGCAGGtagcaagtttttttgtttgtttgttttgtttttttgtctttttgccattttcgaatcggagctgtagccaccggcctatgccagagccacagaaacacgggatccgagccgtgtctgcaacctacaccagctcacggcaacaccagatccttaacccactgagcaagggcagggatcaaacctgcaacctcacagttcctagccggattcgctaaccactgagccacgacgggaactccaacaggtgGCAAGTTTTATATGCTTTTCTCTACTGATGTTTTCCTCAGATAATTCAAGCATCGACCTCGGTATCCATCATATATGGTTAGAATAAGTTAATATCAGCAGTAGGTGACTAAAGTAAAATTAGTCATTAGCAGGTAATTTTTCATTGATTGTTACTGGTTTGCAAAAGAAATATTGGATTCTCTCTTGAGTATAAACACTTAAACGTGGATGTTGTTTGAcaagagtagaaaaaaatgattaaaacttGGGTTTAATTCCTGACTTTCACAGTTTCCTGAATTTCTGAGCTTTAGTTCCACTCTGTCCTTAAAATGGGGCCTCTTTTAGAGCTTAAAATGTAATGGTATTCAAAAATCTTGattatctttctctcttcccatttttGCTTATGTACCATgatccaacacacacacacacacacaatagtaCCATACTACTTATCTTAAAAAAGCGAAAACCAGAATCTCAACTTTATGTTAAAATTAGTCTAGATCAGTCTAAATTTGAAACTTTCAAAGCCGTGGCTCTGTTTCATCTTCTGTGGAATTTTAGTAGTAACTAGGTAGTTAATTAAAGcaacaataaaattcacattgACTCTAAGTACCCCCTTTTTCTCAATGTTATTTCTTGATGAGTTgttaatatacagtacaaatagTACAGCAGCCAAAATGAGTGCATATAAGGACACCTGCCTCCTTATATGTTATGTAGGTAGGTTGTGCCCTGCCCAAAAGCCCCTGAAGGGGCCAGACTGACTAGCCCCCCAGAGCTCAGGGCTGCTGACGTGTGAGGGAGGGCTTCTTGTCTTTAATGTGCAGTGTTCATCTTCCTAGCAAGCCTGCCTGCTAGGCATTGCACAGAAGTCCTCGGTACTGGAAGGACTAGGAGGGACCTGAGCCATTGTAACACTCCAGCATAATCCCAGGGTAGGCTTTCAGTCGTCCTCTTTGAGACACCATCTGCTTAGCTTACCTTCTCAGAGTGGCCAATGAATTTGTGAGCATTCAAACATCAAATATACTTCAGAAGtagttttttaaaagggaaaaaagaattaagtaaaCAAAggtcctatttaaaaaaaaaattaaaaattaaaattttcttttaggcTACTGTTGCTGCATTTGCTGCCAGCGAAGGACATTCTCATCCTCGAGTTGTTGAGCTACCAAAAACAGAAGAAGGCCTTGGATTCAATATTATGGGAGGCAAAGAACAAAATTCTCCAATCTATATATCGCGAATAATCCCAGGTGGAATTGCTGATAGACATGGAGGTCTCAAGCGAGGAGATCAACTCCTTTCTGTCAATGGAGTGGTAGGGATGCAATTTATTTCTACTTGTACCAGTGTATTTTGACCACATGGGGGCAAACTTGAGTTACTGAAACAGAAGATGTAGGGAAAATGCAAAACTTTATAGTTTAGAAATACCTTGGGGGGTGGTCTCAGACACTGCTAATTAGTAGTCATACTTTCTGAAGCACTTTAAGTGTGTCTTTTGCTTCTTTCTAATGTAAATTATCAATGCTCAGTGTAATTTTTATGAAGTAATTAAGCTTTTTAGTAGTTAAAAGTCTACCCTCAGTTTAGTCTTATAAAATGTCAGTTGCTTGATTTACTTCAAACCTAGTGAAATAGTAGAGTATGTagattgatattttatttactttaagcTTAAAAAAAGTTCCTGGACTGCAAACAATATGATTTAGCAGAGGATAAAGTGGggttatttcataatttatagtTTTGAATAACATTAAAACTTTTtccttatatgtattttaaacatttttcattttgagttACTTATAAAACCTAGGTATTAATCGTTTGTATCTGTGTGGTTTTTTCCTAGAGCGTCGAAGGGGAACATCATGAGAAAGCTGTAGAACTGCTGAAGGCAGCTCAAGGAAAGGTGAAATTAGTAGTACGATACACACCCAAGGTCTTAGAAGAAATGGAGTCACGCTTTGAAAAAATGAGATCAGCAAAACGTAGGCAACAGACTTAATGCAGTTAAAAACTTGATATTCCATTTTGCTTTTAGCTAGAGAAGTTTTACTTGTGACCTACTGATGGCCGCAATGCCAatgattgtaaaaaaaaaacaaacttccctTGAAATCCTCCTTGCCATTTTATAAATACCTATTTTAACATCATTTATGCTTCCCAAGATGCATACACTTTTTTCtgacaagaaaaagtaaaaaggtgATGAGGGCAATTCTGTCCTGCTGTTTTTACAGGCCTTTTTCAACAAATGCAGATTTTGTCATAAAGttgttatagatttttaaaaatgcttttttaatattaaaatgtacttttacattcttaatctttttttagggaaaaagattttctttctttatttggccacttatttaaaaataacagtacttcattctttttttgctttatttttttttaacctataacattttatgattttccaagaaattaaataaaacagcCTCAGCTACAGCAGTTCATTACACTATCAATGTTAACATCACTGCTGCGTTTTCTATTTGGAACACgcacataatatataaaatcaatggTAAATTATAACTCAGCAGAGTGgaagttttttacttttatttaaacataatatataatgaatattcatttatactgatttataaaagtttttaaacacTGAAACAATCATTGCTAAgataaatacatattctttcaTAATTGAGTAGTGAGGCAAGAGAATGTAATTAGATTGTTAGCATTATTGATTACATCTCTGTATTCAACAACATATCATAAGTTACAAATGCAAGATTTAGGTTTcatcttttgcaaatttttttaatgctgttcatttttatttaagtatatttcttatattttattctttccattcttaGAGATGAGCCAGTTTGTGGTGGGAgatagcaaagaagaaaaagtaatacCTTTGACCTCACTAGCCTCAAGAGTTATATATACTCTTAAGTAGCTCAATTTAAAGAATTGATATTTAATAGGACAAAGATTAAAGGATATGTTTAAGATATATAGAAGTTATGAGATGATACATTCATAAGAACCTGCAGACACTTTGTCAAAATGAGTAGGAACTTACATTGAAAGGGATTTGAGATGTCCTTGTTTATGATTCATATAATGATGGGAACTTTAAGAGATACTTTGATTTGTCCACTGGATGTCACTGTTTTACTGAAAGGCAACTGTTAATAGTGGATGATGACTGAGgtctttttaaaggcagaaattaAAGAATTGAGATTCATTTTCAGATACAACTTATAGGAACATTtgtacagcttttaaaaattctaggtgACAGGtgctagaaagaaaataatggattGAAATATATAAGAGTGGGCATTTGTGACATTCCTTCAGGAAGGATAGAAATGTGTATCTTTTTCTGCATGTTTGTGAGCACTGTGAGTCAATTATTCCAGTTTTCAGTGATTTTCAGAATCAGAGTCAATCAGCATTGTTGTTTATCACTTAGGTATTGAACACTGGATTGCATGGTTGAATGTGTCTTTCTCCACTACAAAGTATGCTTGTTATCAATAGGATCGTGTTGTAAAATTGTGTAT comes from the Phacochoerus africanus isolate WHEZ1 chromosome 4, ROS_Pafr_v1, whole genome shotgun sequence genome and includes:
- the LIN7C gene encoding protein lin-7 homolog C: MAALGEPVRLERDICRAIELLEKLQRSGEVPPQKLQALQRVLQSEFCNAVREVYEHVYETVDISSSPEVRANATAKATVAAFAASEGHSHPRVVELPKTEEGLGFNIMGGKEQNSPIYISRIIPGGIADRHGGLKRGDQLLSVNGVSVEGEHHEKAVELLKAAQGKVKLVVRYTPKVLEEMESRFEKMRSAKRRQQT